GCTGCGCCTGCAATACGGCGGCAAACTGTGGCTGCGCCATCAGACCAGCGAACCCGGACGCCTGCGCGAGTTCACGCAGATCGGCGTGGAGCTGGTGGGGATCACAAGCGCGCGCGCGGACGCCGAGCTGCTGGAACTGGCACGCAGCGGCCTCGCTCGGGTGGGTGTGCAAGCAAAACTGGAGATCGGCCACCCAGGCTTTGTCGATGCCGTGATGGAAGACTGCGGTTTGCCCGAAGCGGACCGGGGCGCCCTGCACGCGGCCATCGACCGCAAGGCCATGCCCGAGGTGCGCAGCCTGCTTGCGCGCCACGCCTTGGACCGCGATGCGGCGCAGGTGCTCGAAACCCTGCCGGAACTGTACGGCGGTCCGGAAGTGCTGGCCGAAGCGCGCGCGCTTCCGCTGGGCACGCGGGCAAGCGGGGTGGTGCAGCGGCTGGAGGACATCACCGCACTGTATGGCTCGCCGCTGCTCTTTGACCTGGGCATGTCGCGCCGCTACGAGTACTACACCGGCTTCACCTTTCGCGCCTACAGCGCGGGAATGTCGCAGCCACTGCTGGGCGGTGGACGCTACGACACCGGGATTCCCGGCGCCGGCTTCGCGCTGGGACTCGAGCGCCTGACCCTGGCGCTGGGCGCACCTCCGCAAGGCCACGAAGCAGTGCTGGCCCTCGATTTCGCTTCTCTGCGCTGGGCACATGCTCAGGGCCTCAGCGCTGAGCTGGCCTGGACGGACGACATCGTGGAACTCACCCGTTACGCGCAGTCGCGCGGCATCACCCATGTCGCGCAGGGAGAAAAGCTGCAGGACCTCGGGGCGCTGACATGAACGGCACCGACGTGAAGCGCGCGGATTCGCCGTCCGCCTCGATTCTGACCTTGGCCCTCCCCAAAGGACGCCTGTTCGAACAGGGCGTGGACCTGCTCGCGCGCGCCGGGCTGAGGGTGCATTTGCCCGAGAAAAGCCGTGCGCTGCGCCACCGTTTTGTTCAGGAAGACGGTGAGGTCGTGCTGCTCGAACTGCGCAATTCGGACGTACCGACGTACGTGGATCTGGGTGTCGCCGACGCCGGTATGGTCGGTAAGGACGTCCTGATGGAAGCCGGACGCGACGTGTACGAACCGCTCGATCTGGGCTTCGCACCCTGCCGCCTGTCCCTGATTCGTGAGCGCGGCGCGACCTCGCCTATTCTGAGGGTGGCGTCGAAGTACGAACGCCTGACAGCGCAGTTCCTGCGTGACCGGGGCCTCGCGGCCGAAGTGGTCAAGCTGAGCGGAAACATTGAACTGGCCGCCCTCACTGGCCTTGCGGACGCTGTGGTGGACATCGTTCAGACCGGCTCGACCTTGCAGGCCAACAACCTGGAGGAAATCGAGACGATCATGCATTCCAGCGCCCGCTTTGTGGTGAATCGCACGGCGCTCAAGCTGAAACGTGAGCGACTGAGGCCTTTGATCGACCGTCTTCGCGATCTGGTTGAGCGCACATCGACGACTGGTTGATGGTCGACCTTTCGCGTCCGCTGCTTCATGACTTCGCGCGACTCTTCGGGGTAACACGCTCCTCGCTGCACCTCGTGAACTCGGGTATCAACGTGGTCTGGCGCGGCGAGCGCGAAGGGACGACCGTGTACCTCAGGTGCGGCCACGAGGCACACTTCGGCGAAGCCAAAGTCCGGGGCGCCACGAGTTACCTCGCGCACGTGTTCAGCCGGGGCGCCCCCGTGTGCGAGCCATTCCGGTCGGTCAACGGCGAGTGGTTCGAGTCGCGCCCGTCGGACCAGGGCCGCTGGTACGCCACTCTGGTCCGTGAAGCACCTGGCAGGAGGCTTCATCCCGGGCAGCTGGACCCGGCTGAGGTTACGGCCTGGGGGCGTGCGATAGGAGCGCTGCACTGCGCTTCACGTGATTTCGCGCCTCCCCCTGACGCGCTGATCAAGCGATTTTCGGGCATGTGGACGAGCGAAATCGAGGAGGCACTCGCACGCTCCGAGCCGCGTCTGTTGCCACTGTACGCCGAGCTTTCCGCTTGGGCACAGTCAGCACCACAAGAACCTTTTGGAGTTACGCACGGCGACATGCGCGCCGGAAACGCCTTTTGGGATGGAGCGCAGATCACCATCATCGACTTCGACGAGCCCAACTGGGACCGACTGGCGGCCGATCTGGCGCGGCCGTTGCTGGAATGCAGCGCCGGGCGGTGCGCGGCGCTGCTTCCCTTTCTGCTGGCCGGTTACCAGGAAGTGTGCGGAGTGCAGGGCAACGTGGAACAGGCGCTGCCGAACCTGCTCCGGCAGCGCGCCCTGATCATGTTTGCCTGGTCGGCCCAGGAGTGGCATGGCCCGTGGACGGAGCCGCCTGCGGAAGTCGCAGAAGTCGATTCGTCGGACACTCGGGCGTTTCAAGGTTGGCTGCTCGCCCGGCTGTTGTCCGGTGACTTGGCAAGGACACCCGGCGCTGACGCTATGAGGTGAAGCCCGCCGAGGAGCATGGGGCCATCATGCCCTGAAGCTCATGCCCTGAAGCTTCGTACGGCAAGCCAGGCAGCACTCCGCTCGGCTCGCCCCGCCTCCTCTTACCGAGTTGCGTTGACGGCTGAGCGACGCGAAGCAGTCATGGCCCCAGACAGTGAGCGGACTCAGCAACGAGGTTGGGTTCATAGAGGACCACCTGGGTATCGCTCTCAGCTGCTCCGAAATGCACTCCGGTTCGTATCAGTTCAGCTCTTTGTCCACTGGTTGATCGAGGCTGGCCAAAACCTCACGCAGCGGCTTGGAGTCTTCAGGCTTCTGGCCGTAGCGCTCGGCGAGGTAATACCCCACCCAGGCACCGAAGTACCACAGGGCGAGGCTGCCCGCGTACCCGCCCGACCCCTCGGGGTAAGGCACCGCGATCACCTCGTCGACGCGGCTTTCGAGCACCTCGCGCGCCAAACCAAGTTCCTGGTCTTCTTCGCCCAGGAGCAGCGCCACACGACCATCCCCATGCTCGTGCCTCGCTTCGAAGGCGCCCGTCAATACGTACAGGGGATCGTGCTCGACGGGCAGCGACAGGCTCTTGCCGATGCGCGCGAGCAACACCTGCCAGGCCCAGGTGAGAAAGCCTTCGCCCTGGGGGGCCAGCAACAGTGGTGTGCGGTTCCACAGGCTCCAGGCGAGTTCACGCGCCGGGTTACCCTCCCCTACCTCTGGCACGCAACGTTCGGCCAGTGAGGCCATAAGACGGTCTGCTTCCTGGGCAGCCTCGCCTTGCCCGCAGGCGTACGCCACCCGCTGGGCATACGCGTACGTAGACAGCACGCTGCGGGGCACCAGACCATCGAGTTTCTGGATGTCAGCTTCACCCAGGCGGACCAGGGTGGCACCGCTCGCCTCGGCGATGTTGGCGTAATCGTCGGCGGCCACTTCCCAATCCGCCGAGGCCAGCACGAACTGCGTCCCACTGCTGGTGAGACGCCGCTCGATGAGCGAGAGCAGCAGCTCGGCGGGCAGGGCGCCCTCACCCAGCCCCAACACTCCATACGGGCCTTCCCTGGAGGGAGCGCCGTCCACCGAATGAGGCAGGGCGCGCAGTGCGTCGGAAAAGTCGGGCATACAGTCCTCCTGAGGTCATCTTGACGAATGGAACCGCGAAACGAACATGAACGGGCCGCCAGGCCACCGGGCGAGTGAAAAGTAACAAATTCTGCGTTCTCGTGAAGCTCAAGAGCGCTTCATCTCGCCTTGAGACAGCGTGCTAGAATCCCTGCGTGCGGTTGTGAGCGAGAGAAAAAACACCACCCGCTGGGTGGTGTTTTTGTGGCGCGCCCGACAGGATTCGAACCTGTGACCTTTAGCTCCGGAGGCCAACGCTCTATCCAGCTGAGCTACGGGCGCAAAGCGGGGCAAGACTAGCACGCTCCTGAGGAGGAAGTCAAGTGAACCAGAAGCTTCTCGTACGCGTCCTGTTGGGCGTTTTGGCCCTACTGCTCGTCGCCGGTATGGTGGTGCAGTTCACCGGACCCGGCATGTCCGGCCTGAGTTTGGGCGCACAGCGCGGCACACCCGCCCTGAAAGTCAACGGCGTGACCGTCACGGTCGAGGAACTCGAACGGGTCCGGCAAGGCAATCAGGTGCTGTCCATGGCCCGTGACGGCGCACTCGGCGAGGATTTCAAGACCGTCATCGTCGATCAGAAAGTGCGCGAAGTGCTGCTCTCTGAAGCTGCGGGAGACGTGAACGTTCCGCGTCAGGAAGTCAACAGTCAGGTACAGGAAATCCGGACCCAGAACAACCTCACCAAGAACAGCGACTGGACCGAGCGCCTGTCCGCGCTGGGCTACACCGACTCCAGCTTCCGCGAGCAGCTGCGCTCACGACTGGCCATCGAGAAGAAGGCCAAGGCCATTCAGGACCAGGCGCCCAAGGCGACCGAAGCCGAAGCGAAGCTGTACTACGACCTGAACCCAGGTAACTTCCGCTCCGAGGAGCGTATCTCGGCCCGCGCCATCGTGGTCAGTGATCAGAAGAAGGCGGCAGAGCTGCTGTCTCAGATCAAGGGCGGTGCGGATTTCGCCAAGCTGGCTTCCGAAAACAGCCTGGAGAACAAGGAGCGCGGTGGTGCACTGGGCGCCGTGGAGAACGGCAGAATTCGTCCGGTGGGACGCGTAGCCCTGCCCAACGAGGCCTCGGAAGCCGCGTTCAAGTTGACCTCGGGCGGTGTGACCGACGTGGTCAAGTCGGGCGACAAGTACTACATCGTCAAGGTGGAACAATTCGTCGCGCCGGGCACCAAGCCTTTCGCCGAAGCGAAAAACGAAGCCCTCAAGGCCGTCGAGAACCAGAAGAAAAATGCTGCTGTCGAACGCTGGCTCGAGGGACTCGAAGCCAAAGCCGACGTGCAGGTCATCGACAAGAGCTGGGATTACTACAACCCGGTGGTGGCCACGGTCGGCGACCAGAAGGTGCAGTACTCCGAAGTGCTCTCGGCGATGCTGAGCAACCCGCAGTTCGGTCAGTTCATCCAGCAGGGCGGCGACCAGGCCGCGACCCTCGTCAACGGTTTCTTCAAGCCGCAGGTCCTCACGACCATCATCGAAAGCTACGGCGCCGAGTCGATCGTCAAGGAACTCAAGCTGCCCCTGACCGGCAGCCGTCAGGAACTGCTCGCCGGTTTGCAGGCCTACGGTGGACGGGACGCCAAGGTGACCGACGCCGAAGTGCGCCAGGCGTACGAGCAGCAAAAAGCGCAGTTGTCCACGCCAGCGCGCGCCAATGTCAACGAAGCCAGCTTCAAGGACCGCCAGAAAGCATTGGCCTTCCGCGAATCGTTCGTGAAGAGCGCCGGTGATTTCACCCAGGCCGCCGCCAAGGCTGGCGGAACGGTCAACGAACTCGGCGAGGTCACGGCCGGTGACGGCAAGCTGGGCGAAGTGGCCTCCAAAGCCGTGTTTGACTCGGGCCGTCTCGCTCCCGCCGGTGACGGCAGCGTCAGCGATGTGGTCGAGGCGAATGGACGTTTCAGCGTGATCTACGTGACCGACCTCGTCAAGGCCAGCAGCCAGCCCTTCAGCGCAGTCGAAGGTCAGCTGCGCGAGCAGGTACTGACTCAAAAGCGCGCCGCGCTGGGTCAGGAGTTCGTGAAGCAGCACCTCAAGAAGGTCAAGGTCGAGAACCGGCTGGAAACGGTCATCAAGGCCGTCGAGAAGCGCGCCGCGCAGAATACGATCAAGCCGCCCGCAGCCGAGGAAGGCAACCAGACGCCAGATGCGGCCACGCCGCAAGCGGCCCCCAGCGGCCAACCCGAAGGGGAAACCCCGAACGGAACCACACAGGACAAATAAACCCAGACAGCAAGGACGGGCCAGTGGCCCGTCCTTGCTGTTGCTCACCGCCCGCCGCCCGCCAGGTTCAGGCGGCGTACTCGATTTTTCCAGCCTGCCAGAACGGCAAGAGCAGTTCCAGCAGTTCTCGGGGTGGCAGATCGCTGTCGCTCACGATGGCGGCCAGGTGGCCCTTGCCGATGCCGGAGAGCGCGAGGTACTGGCGACGCGTAACGCGGGTCTGATCGCTCCAGCCGCCGGTGAAGCGCAGCGGACGGGACCAGTCCGGAAAGGCCCGCAGCAGTTCGGCCCAGGCGTCGCCTTCTTGCATCATGCGTCCGAGCAGCATCTCGCGGCGCAGCCTGATGGTGCGCTCGGGCGTCGTCACATTCTGTTCGAAGACAAATCGGCCATCGGCCAGACTGGAAATCAGGCTGATGGCCTCGTCACCTGTCTTACCGAGGGCAGTCGCGTGTACGACCTCTCCGTTTTCGATCCAGATGTCGCCACCGCGCGCGTGTTCGAGGTGCAGACAGCCTGTGCGGTTGCTGCTGAGCAGCATTTGCATCACGCCGAGAAGTGCGAAGTCAGCCAGATTGCCCGAAAGCATGCGGGCAGTCTAGCACCGCCGTTGCGCTTCGGCCCAGCAGGGACACACGCCAAAAGAGGCGGGAAGGGCAAGTCGCCCTTCCCGCCTCTTTTTGGGCGCGTGCCCGTTCAGTCCATCGCGGCGGCCAGCAGTGGCTCGCCCTGGTAGGCCTGGGCGCCCACACCACGCAGACGCTCGGCCAGACGCTCGTAGCCACGGTTGATGTACTGCATGCCGTCGATGACCGTTTCACCCTCGGCGGCCAGCGCGGCAATGAACAGTGCGGCACCCGCCCGAATATCGGCTGCCCGAACGGGCGCGCCGTGCAGCGTGGCTCCCTGAATCACCTGGGTGTGCTCGCTCACGACGATGTCCGCACCCATGCGGTTGAGTTCGACCACGTGTGTGAGGCGGTCCGGGTAGATCTTGTCCGTCACGACGCTGGTGCCAGGCACGGTTGCGAGCAGTGCGCTCATCTGCGGTTGCAGGTCCGTCGGGAAACCGGGAAACTCCAGGGCTGTCACGTGGGCAGGCCGCAGTTCACGGGTGGCGTCGACAAGAAGCGAGTCACCGTTTTCCAGAATCACCACGCCCATTTCGCTCAGCTTGGAGCTGATGGCGCGCAGGTGCGGGGTATTGACGTTGGTGAGGGTCAGCCTGGAGCGGGTTGCCGCTGCGGCGATCAGGAAGGTACCGGCTTCGATGCGGTCGGGAATGACACGGTATTCGCCGCCACGAAGTTCGCGGACGCCGTGAACGGTGATGGTGTTGGTGCCCGCTCCGCGAATGTCGGCGCCCAGCGAATTCAGGAAATTGACCATGTCGACCACGTCGGTGTCGATCGAAGCGTTGTCAAGCTGAACCTGATCTTCGCCCAGCACGGCGGCCAGAATGGCGTTCTGCGTGGCACCCACCGTCAGCATGTCGAACACGAAGCTGCCGCTCAGGGCACCGGCGCGGCGAGCGTGAAAGGATCCGCCTTCTTCTTCGAGCTCGACACCCAGCGCGCGAAAGGCCTTGACGTGCTGATCA
The Deinococcus peraridilitoris DSM 19664 genome window above contains:
- the hisZ gene encoding ATP phosphoribosyltransferase regulatory subunit, which codes for MIIPEGTRDVLPPEWAWRQALVRELQLHFHAWGYQGVSVPALELHDPAHPQEARAFKLIDREGAVLSLRSEFTTAVGRLVRTRFPDHPYPLRLQYGGKLWLRHQTSEPGRLREFTQIGVELVGITSARADAELLELARSGLARVGVQAKLEIGHPGFVDAVMEDCGLPEADRGALHAAIDRKAMPEVRSLLARHALDRDAAQVLETLPELYGGPEVLAEARALPLGTRASGVVQRLEDITALYGSPLLFDLGMSRRYEYYTGFTFRAYSAGMSQPLLGGGRYDTGIPGAGFALGLERLTLALGAPPQGHEAVLALDFASLRWAHAQGLSAELAWTDDIVELTRYAQSRGITHVAQGEKLQDLGALT
- the hisG gene encoding ATP phosphoribosyltransferase, giving the protein MNGTDVKRADSPSASILTLALPKGRLFEQGVDLLARAGLRVHLPEKSRALRHRFVQEDGEVVLLELRNSDVPTYVDLGVADAGMVGKDVLMEAGRDVYEPLDLGFAPCRLSLIRERGATSPILRVASKYERLTAQFLRDRGLAAEVVKLSGNIELAALTGLADAVVDIVQTGSTLQANNLEEIETIMHSSARFVVNRTALKLKRERLRPLIDRLRDLVERTSTTG
- a CDS encoding phosphotransferase enzyme family protein, giving the protein MVDLSRPLLHDFARLFGVTRSSLHLVNSGINVVWRGEREGTTVYLRCGHEAHFGEAKVRGATSYLAHVFSRGAPVCEPFRSVNGEWFESRPSDQGRWYATLVREAPGRRLHPGQLDPAEVTAWGRAIGALHCASRDFAPPPDALIKRFSGMWTSEIEEALARSEPRLLPLYAELSAWAQSAPQEPFGVTHGDMRAGNAFWDGAQITIIDFDEPNWDRLAADLARPLLECSAGRCAALLPFLLAGYQEVCGVQGNVEQALPNLLRQRALIMFAWSAQEWHGPWTEPPAEVAEVDSSDTRAFQGWLLARLLSGDLARTPGADAMR
- a CDS encoding SIS domain-containing protein, with protein sequence MPDFSDALRALPHSVDGAPSREGPYGVLGLGEGALPAELLLSLIERRLTSSGTQFVLASADWEVAADDYANIAEASGATLVRLGEADIQKLDGLVPRSVLSTYAYAQRVAYACGQGEAAQEADRLMASLAERCVPEVGEGNPARELAWSLWNRTPLLLAPQGEGFLTWAWQVLLARIGKSLSLPVEHDPLYVLTGAFEARHEHGDGRVALLLGEEDQELGLAREVLESRVDEVIAVPYPEGSGGYAGSLALWYFGAWVGYYLAERYGQKPEDSKPLREVLASLDQPVDKELN
- a CDS encoding peptidylprolyl isomerase yields the protein MNQKLLVRVLLGVLALLLVAGMVVQFTGPGMSGLSLGAQRGTPALKVNGVTVTVEELERVRQGNQVLSMARDGALGEDFKTVIVDQKVREVLLSEAAGDVNVPRQEVNSQVQEIRTQNNLTKNSDWTERLSALGYTDSSFREQLRSRLAIEKKAKAIQDQAPKATEAEAKLYYDLNPGNFRSEERISARAIVVSDQKKAAELLSQIKGGADFAKLASENSLENKERGGALGAVENGRIRPVGRVALPNEASEAAFKLTSGGVTDVVKSGDKYYIVKVEQFVAPGTKPFAEAKNEALKAVENQKKNAAVERWLEGLEAKADVQVIDKSWDYYNPVVATVGDQKVQYSEVLSAMLSNPQFGQFIQQGGDQAATLVNGFFKPQVLTTIIESYGAESIVKELKLPLTGSRQELLAGLQAYGGRDAKVTDAEVRQAYEQQKAQLSTPARANVNEASFKDRQKALAFRESFVKSAGDFTQAAAKAGGTVNELGEVTAGDGKLGEVASKAVFDSGRLAPAGDGSVSDVVEANGRFSVIYVTDLVKASSQPFSAVEGQLREQVLTQKRAALGQEFVKQHLKKVKVENRLETVIKAVEKRAAQNTIKPPAAEEGNQTPDAATPQAAPSGQPEGETPNGTTQDK
- a CDS encoding DUF4388 domain-containing protein, whose amino-acid sequence is MLSGNLADFALLGVMQMLLSSNRTGCLHLEHARGGDIWIENGEVVHATALGKTGDEAISLISSLADGRFVFEQNVTTPERTIRLRREMLLGRMMQEGDAWAELLRAFPDWSRPLRFTGGWSDQTRVTRRQYLALSGIGKGHLAAIVSDSDLPPRELLELLLPFWQAGKIEYAA
- the murA gene encoding UDP-N-acetylglucosamine 1-carboxyvinyltransferase; this translates as MLHASPLHIIGGRPLTGELEIQPSKNAALPIIVASLLSKEPVTLHGIPRLSDIYTILEIVSHLGTRCAWIGPNSVVLHTPELTSIETPYALVSKMRASFIVMGALIARAGEAKVSMPGGCAFGHRPVDQHVKAFRALGVELEEEGGSFHARRAGALSGSFVFDMLTVGATQNAILAAVLGEDQVQLDNASIDTDVVDMVNFLNSLGADIRGAGTNTITVHGVRELRGGEYRVIPDRIEAGTFLIAAAATRSRLTLTNVNTPHLRAISSKLSEMGVVILENGDSLLVDATRELRPAHVTALEFPGFPTDLQPQMSALLATVPGTSVVTDKIYPDRLTHVVELNRMGADIVVSEHTQVIQGATLHGAPVRAADIRAGAALFIAALAAEGETVIDGMQYINRGYERLAERLRGVGAQAYQGEPLLAAAMD